From a region of the Malania oleifera isolate guangnan ecotype guangnan chromosome 12, ASM2987363v1, whole genome shotgun sequence genome:
- the LOC131144627 gene encoding extracellular ribonuclease LE-like: protein MRKSNCSIFINLLAVLCISAACAAQDFDFFYFVQQWPGSYCDTRQSCCYPATGKPEADFGIHGLWPNYDDGSYPSNCDSSSSFDQSQISDLVSQMRESWPSLACPSSSGIKFWTHEWEKHGTCSESVLDQHAYFDAALALKSKADLLHALATAGIQPGSSYRINSITGAIKSAIGFTPGIECNVDDSGNTQLYQVYLCVDTSASNFINCPVLPRGRCSSTVEFPSF, encoded by the exons ATGAGGAAATCCAATTGTTCCATCTTCATCAATCTACTGGCAGTTCTGTGCATCTCTGCTGCGTGCGCTGCCCAGGATTTTGATTTCTTCTACTTCGTTCAACAG TGGCCAGGGTCGTACTGTGACACACGGCAAAGTTGCTGCTACCCAGCCACAGGAAAACCAGAGGCAGATTTCGGCATTCATGGGCTTTGGCCTAACTACGACGACGGCTCCTACCCATCCAACTGCGACTCTTCTTCCTCTTTTGATCAATCCCAG ATATCAGACCTGGTGAGCCAAATGCGAGAGAGTTGGCCATCTCTGGCATGCCCCAGCAGCAGTGGGATTAAGTTTTGGACGCACGAGTGGGAAAAACATGGCACCTGCTCCGAGTCCGTCCTCGACCAGCATGCTTACTTTGACGCTGCTCTCGCCCTCAAATCCAAAGCCGACCTCCTTCATGCCCTCGCTACTGCGG GGATTCAGCCAGGGAGTTCATACCGCATAAACAGCATCACAGGGGCAATAAAGAGTGCAATTGGGTTCACTCCCGGCATAGAATGCAATGTGGATGACTCAGGAAACACTCAGCTTTACCAAGTTTATCTCTGCGTCGACACTTCTGCCTCCAATTTCATTAATTGCCCTGTTCTCCCCAGAGGAAGGTGCTCTTCCACTGTTGAGTTCCCCTCCTTCTAA
- the LOC131144628 gene encoding pentatricopeptide repeat-containing protein At2g02980, chloroplastic: protein MATTAPPTSPISSPNQSHPLSLLHKCNSLRDLKQIHAAAIKANLQHDVPVLSKFINFCTKDPTSSSMDHAHQLFDQITQPDLVLFNTMARGYARTHDPLRAIVLFAQVLHSGFVPDTYSFSSLLKACTSSKALQEGKQLHGIAVKLGSSQNVYVCPTLINMYAECHDVAAARRVFDKILEPCVVSYNAIIMGYARNSRPNEALSLFRELQMSNLKPTEVTMLSAISSCALLGALELGKWLHEYVKKNGFDQLVKVNTALIDMYAKCGSLNDAVCVFESMVAKDTHTWSAMIMAYAIHGHGSKSISLFEEMKRAGVRADKITFLGLLYACSHTGLVEEGLKYFCSMRDEYGIIPDIKHYGCMVDLLGRAGQLDEAYKFIEGLPTKPTPILWRTLLSACSSRGNMELGKRVIEHIFELDDSHGGDYVIFSNLCARAGRWEDVNHVRKMMKDRGVVKIPGCSSVEVNNVVHEFFSGDGIHSESRDLHRALDELIKELKLVGYVSDTSLVFHADMENEEKEASLRYHSEKLAIAFGLLNTPPGTTVRVVKNLRVCGDCHSAAKLISLIFDRQIILRDIQRFHHFKAGKCSCGDFW, encoded by the coding sequence ATGGCTACCACAGCTCCACCAACGAGTCCAATCTCTTCGCCCAACCAATCCCACCCACTCTCCCTCCTCCACAAATGCAACTCTCTCAGAGACCTCAAGCAAATTCACGCTGCTGCTATCAAGGCCAACCTTCAACATGACGTCCCTGTCCTCTCCAAATTCATCAATTTCTGCACGAAGGACCCTACAAGCTCCTCCATGGACCATGCGCACCAGCTGTTCGACCAAATTACCCAACCAGACCTTGTCCTCTTCAACACAATGGCCCGTGGCTACGCACGCACGCACGACCCACTTCGAGCTATCGTGCTCTTCGCTCAAGTTTTACATTCTGGATTCGTCCCGGACACCTACTCCTTCTCGTCTCTCCTCAAGGCGTGCACCAGCTCAAAAGCCTTACAAGAAGGTAAGCAATTGCACGGCATTGCTGTTAAACTTGGTTCGAGTCAAAATGTTTACGTTTGCCCCACGCTCATAAACATGTACGCTGAGTGCCATGATGTGGCAGCAGCTCGGCGAGTGTTCGATAAGATATTGGAACCATGTGTTGTGTCTTATAATGCCATTATCATGGGTTATGCCCGAAATAGTAGGCCGAATGAGGCTTTGTCATTGTTTCGAGAATTGCAAATGAGCAATCTCAAGCCCACTGAAGTCACAATGCTTAGTGCTATTTCTTCTTGTGCTTTATTGGGAGCATTAGAGTTGGGGAAGTGGTTACACGAATATGTTAAGAAGAATGGGTTCGATCAACTTGTGAAGGTGAACACTGCACTCATAGACATGTATGCCAAATGCGGGAGTTTGAACGATGCAGTTTGTGTTTTTGAGAGTATGGTTGCTAAAGATACACATACGTGGTCGGCAATGATCATGGCTTATGCAATTCATGGACATGGTTCTAAATCCATATCTTTGTTTGAAGAAATGAAAAGGGCTGGAGTCCGGGCTGATAAAATTACATTTCTAGGTCTTTTATATGCATGCAGTCACACTGGATTAGTAGAGGAAGGCCTCAAATATTTCTGTAGCATGAGAGATGAGTATGGGATTATTCCTGATATAAAACATTATGGGTGTATGGTGGATTTATTAGGCCGAGCAGGGCAATTAGATGAGGCTTATAAGTTTATAGAGGGACTGCCAACCAAGCCCACTCCAATTCTTTGGCGAACCTTGTTGTCTGCTTGCAGCAGCCGTGGCAATATGGAATTGGGGAAGCGGGTGAtcgaacatatttttgaattagatgATTCTCATGGTGGGGATTATGTAATATTCTCAAACTTGTGTGCAAGAGCTGGGAGATGGGAAGATGTGAACCATGTCAGGAAAATGATGAAAGATAGAGGGGTGGTAAAGATTCCTGGGTGTAGTTCAGTGGAGGTGAACAATGTAGTGCATGAATTTTTCTCGGGAGATGGCATACATTCAGAGTCCAGAGACTTGCATCGAGCTCTTGATGAGTTGATTAAGGAATTGAAATTGGTTGGGTATGTTTCCGATACTTCCCTGGTCTTTCATGCAGACATGGAAAATGAAGAGAAAGAAGCTAGTCTTAGATATCATAGTGAAAAATTAGCCATAGCTTTTGGGCTTTTGAACACTCCCCCTGGGACAACTGTTCGAGTGGTGAAGAATCTTCGGGTCTGTGGGGATTGTCATTCAGCTGCAAAACTCATTTCGTTGATCTTTGATAGACAGATAATTCTTAGAGATATCCAGCGGTTCCATCATTTCAAAGCTGGAAAGTGCTCCTGTGGGGATTTCTGGTAG